Within Solea solea chromosome 1, fSolSol10.1, whole genome shotgun sequence, the genomic segment CATCCTGTACGAGGTGCTGCAGTTTGCAGCTCTTTCCGTACCGATCTTTGTCGTCATGGAGAGGTTTGCCGGCCTCGTGCGTGACGTGAGAGGACAAGATCAAACGGCCTATTGGCTCGTGGTGGCGGCGTCCATCGCCtatgtgacctctgtgaccctGCTGGTGTGGGTCcctattaaatatattattctGAAGCAGCGGAGGTTCCTGAGAGAGGTCACACAGTGGTGAGTACACCTTATGTCGATTTTACACATTGATGAAGCGTTGACAAGACTGGAAGAGAGAGTGAGTAGCGAGAACGTAGCAATAAAACATGTTGATaagtattttaatattaaatacacTCAGAAATAGTTTCAAAATGAACTGTTTTAGCATTCAAATAGCAGCAAGAGAGTTAAATGAAACACTATTCTAGAGTATATTTGGTGGCATTGGTGTTGAACTGACTGTTTTAGTCTTGCTTTAACACTAAAATTTACTGTGTAGGTGGAAAAAATATCAGCGGAGTCATTTTAAATTTTCAATTCATACATTTTCAAGCACCACGTTTTACAAACCAGTGAGCTTTCTTATGTGTGTACTGCAATAAGCATTAAGGCAAACAGAGAAATACTGAATTAATAAGCATTAAACAGCAAACTCCATCTGTAAGACCAGTTTCTCGAAGTGGATCTGTCTTCCTAATGGTCATTACTGTGTCACTTCATTGACTTTATGACTCTTATGTTGCTGTTGCATTATGCTTTAGCGGTTACAACCGTGTAGTAGCTACAGAGTTACTAGTTAAAATATGTGGAATACATGAAAAGGAAAGTTAAAGCAAGTACAAGAATCAGTTCCTGCACTGTAGCATAAACCCTGCTTTCCAAACATGTCGTGTATCATATTTAGATGACAATCATTCACGTTGAGAGCTGAAGCGccgtgtgttgtttttcaggagACCCGCAGCGCTGGCGTATCTCGTCCTGTGCACGTTACCGTGCTTTGCTATTCTAATCGCCAGCTCCAAGGTAACGTCACTGTGACTGATCCCCCCGTCATTGAGGGGCACCTGTTGATGTTTTGTTCTGCCACGCTCCGGCGACGCCGGGCCCTTGAAGAGGCATATTTGTCGTAAACCGTCCATTTGTGGCCCAAGCTGTTTTATGACCCCCTCTTGTGTTCGAGAATGTGTTTAGAGCACTATAATCATTCACTGAGTGATGGTCGACGTGGCTCagtgcaccacacacacacacaaacaccagtttCTAGTCCCTTGGGATTCCATTATTGGCTGTCCATCCCAGCATATACTGAGGAGGACTTTGTTACCATCATAATTACAAGAAGAAGGGCAACAGAAATGTGTGTCCTGTCACAAGACTGTACTTGGCCTGTGGTATTCAGTAACCTATATTAGACGTAACAGGTTGGCCATTAACCCGGGCTTAAGTCAATCCACCTTAAAACACAACTAAATCCTAAAACCACTTTTTaaaggtgtaaaccagtgtatatgtgtTATGTAATTTGCTGACCAAGGTTCAAATCTTCTTCAGTGTAGTGTTAAGTATTGAATAAATCTGCATATCTACTGCCTCTTTCCAGTCTTAATCCAATCTTTCACCACCCTCTTGTCTCTTTTTTCCAGACTCCACCCCCTTTATAAAAAATAGAGGTGTTGCTTTGTCACCTTTCTGTCTCCACCGTGCCCCTCTGCACTAAtgcccactctccctccctcagttctcggcccacttcttggcattttacCCAAAATCAACCAAGAGGAGATTTAGTTTGcccttttttaatataattttcaGAAATGAAAGCAAAAGACCCCAAAGTCTTGTAATAGTAACACCATCCgtagaaaaattaaatgaataaacactTATCTCTATAAATATGTACAAACATTCATGTGTATAAGCTACATCGCCCCAAATGTCCACATATGTGCTTAGGCAAGCACGATATCAATGTATTATTCAGAATGAACCAATTTTTTATACATGTTAGTTCTATCTCTTAGTTCTTATCCTTGCAttagaatatatatattatatatatagaatataaataatatgtatGGCCAGATTATGACAAAGACCTCTGGTAAAGATGTGGCAAGATGTCGCTGATGCGGCGATGCAGTGGCAAACAGGAGAGGGCCGTGGGCCACATGAAAGTGTCAGACACAAAAATGTTGCTGTCAGAGAATTTGCAATTGGATATTTTCCCCCAAAATTGTCAAACCAGACATATTTATACATCTACTGTCTGTTAATCCTGTGTTGATGGCACCCAGCGGCATCATaatgtgtgtcattttgaaaaTTTGAATGCAGGAGCTCAAGGCAAATGTTGCAATTCTGCTGCGTCATGTTTCATCGCTCACAAATTCGAATTGACAAATCAGTTATCTACGACTATTGTACTTACATTTGTTGTACAAATGTCGTGCGTGCTGTAGGTGCAGGTGGACAGAGGACACAGGCTCGACCATTTTGCCGAGTTGCCCGTTTCCCTGGTGCTGTTCTCGCTCATCTGTGTGGACGTCATAGAGAGGATTCGTCCCTGCAGGCTCACTGGACAATGTAAGCATCAGGTTGTTGGAAATAACATGACGTTTGAAAAGTTATATGTTGCTGAGAACCACACtggcacatgtacagtatgttagcTCTCACTGACAACATGgctacacaaggaaaaacagatttttgccACTCAATAAGCTCACCGAATAAAACCGTCTACTGAGGAAGATGAGAGCTTATTTTTCTCgctgttaaacagccttttctgactgggaactgacgtttgtgtctctttctAAATGTTCACTCCCCACACTAAACTCCATTCAGAAAACCATTGATTTTtcatcacggcacacaggagttgttgatctgcAGGTGCCTCCATATTGAGTGAGGtgtctaaaatctgttttacctaagtgacacaaacctatCAACCAAGGCAGCAGCATACcggcagcttctgtgtccctgtgagattaaaaacgctgatttattctatgaactttggtgtggaagTGATGTAGATTTTACGAGGTGAGCTTTTTGTTAAGAGGCTAGAGTTATTCCTTTTAACGTTTATCTTTTACTGTTGAATCGTCCTGCATACCAACATTTGATCAGCTTTTCATTGTTCCATCATTCAGTCAGTAGAAGAATATGACCTCAGAGGTCTCCAGGATCTCTGTATAAAAATTGCATAATGGTAATAATTGGAATAGTTAAAAATGGGAATTTCCACCAAAAATAAAGGCAAACTGTAGTGCTGTAGTGTGGCTCCTGCGTTATCTACTTGTATTGTTTTCTCTGGTAATAATACTAACATACCAGTCCAGTGCTACTGCTATCTTATTAACCCTTTACAGGACACTCATTGAAATACTTGGAGATAAAAGAATTGCAGGATTGGATTATTGGAGGATATACAGTAGAagactgaaatgttttattttcacatagAAAATCAAGGTCCATGAAGGTGGTTCCTTGCCCCTGAAAAGAGTATGTTTTAGAAGAGGTCACATGTAGGTGTGGCATGATCATATCATTATAATGATACCAAATGACATGAATTATGACCATGAACATGACATTGGCTGGACTTAGGGTTAGGTCTAACCCTGTCATAAGACAGTAGTGTAACAGCTTGTTGTGCATGCTCTTGTTATTTTGCAGCAGACAGCCTGGATCCTGACCTTGACTATCCAGGCCCCATCCTCACCCACCTGGAACAGGTGAGCACTGTATCAAGCCAGCTGCAGCCTGATGAGGGCCACAACGGTCTGACCCAAAGCCACGCAGAGGCCAAAAATGGCATTGCCTCAGGCAGATGGCAGCACTTCTCCGGCTCGCCCGGCCGGTCGACTCTCAGCTCGCGAGCACCCAGCACTGCTTACCTTTACTCCTCATCCTCACATCCCATCTCCTACTCTGGAAATCTAGGCTTCCTGTGGAGGAAGGATGGGAGGTCAGAGATGTTCGTGGATAGTTTTCTCTTCTGGTTAGACACTGTGGAGATGTTGAGAGTAGCTGAGGAACCGTCAATCTTCTACTCACACTGGGTATTCCCTATCTACATTGTCAGCTTCCTGTCCACTTTTCGCATGATAATCACTCCTCACAACTCCCTGTTGTCCACTGCTGGCATTCTTCTGCAGGACTTTCCTTTCTTTGTCATTCGAGTCGCTCTGATTGTCATCTTTGGTTCCGTGACACCGCTCTTATACCCAATGAAGAATGCGTTGGTGACTTTGACATTTATCTACTTTACATTCTTGGTCAGGCTGAGGATTTTCAAAAGGCGGAGCATGTTTTGAAGAGGAGTGGCTATTGacagtgtatatatgtgtagGGAGCAGCACCAGGGAAacctaatgatgatgatgaggaccaGCATGTTTTCGAATGGTAACGTCTGCAAATTGATTGAAAGGCAATGCAGCCAAGGAAAATGTAAACTTTATTCTGGATTTAAAACGGTATTGTCTCTTCTCATGTTTGTGTATCATATCttaattatttattgatgtGTAATTTTGTGCGTTTGCGCtatgcatttttaattttactctctctttttttatctgtaacACATTTCTTACCATGATGTACAGAGTGTTGGAAAAGGTCTTGTAAACAAACTTTTTTGAACCATTTTTAAagatattgaataaaaaaaaaaccaacaactttATATTAATTGTAAGACTGCAGTGTTTCTTCACTGATGAGTTATCGCTTGACATTTATTGACATGCATCttacctttgcagcaagaagacccgggttcaagccccggttggaacgaGGACCTTCCtccatgtgtgtgcgtgggttttctccgggttctccggcttcctcccacagtccaaaaacatgcaatatggggataaggtaaattggacactctaaattgaacgtaggtgagtgtgagagtgaatggttgtttgtctcgatgtgtgtgaccccgcctaaCGCCCtaagtcagctgagattggcacagctccctcCACGAccttcctgtggaggataaagtggtagaagatggatggatggatggatggacatgcATCTTTGGGACACACGGTGATAAAGTGGCTGGAATTTTTGCCTCACAACAGGGAGGGTCACTGGTTCAGATTCCATTATGTGTTCACTGATCACTGTGCTTCCTTCGTAGCAGCAGGATGAAACTCTGATCTACTCAATGTGAGACACATGCGTTTCAAATGGCAGAGGACGTTGgaatgtattttaatatttaagaaGTTTTTCTCAGCAGTTTTGAGAGTTTGCTCAGGGGTATTCTAGtccttgacctggtggggactcgtGCCAGCAACTTCATTCACAAGCCATTCACTTTCCTCTTGGCTATTGGCTGCCCAAGTTGATATTTCTCAAATATTTATATTCCATTTTTAAGACGatcagaaacacattttcagctgAACACTTCATTTAGTTTGTAGACTGTTTATTTGTCAGTAGTTAACTCTTTGTGTCAACTTCAAGAAAGGATATACTCTAAGTCtgacttttgacatttttactcCAAATtggtcaagaaaaaaaaaatgtgtagatGGAATACATGCCGGCAACAAAGTGGGGGGGGGTAGCACTGATAATGAAGCTAAAAGAAAAGTGAATCACTTTGACAGTTACATTTTAATTTCGCACCCATACCAATTAATGATTGCAAATTTGGCCTCTGACTTTAACCCATCATTTGAACTGGCAACTTTCtatgaaataaatatgtcaGTATGTAtggagtgggatttgaacccacgcctccaatCGGAGACCAGAAGTCCCATTCCAGTGGAAGGATTTGAATCCTTGAGTCTGGCGCCttagaccgctcggccatcctgacacGATTTGTTGTGTCTCAATCAACAGCTCTCACTCAGACATAGAAAATGTCAGGtgctctgtttttgtatttcatggaaaaaaaaatttttaacagtaaaactTACATACAGAAGCACTGTTTTAGAATCATTCTATTTCCATTGTgacaattttcatttttaaacggCAAGGTccaatctaagccacgcagcagtgaacaaatgaaagaactcggtctttctttcacatctggagtcagatatcatAATAAGCAGTAAATCTGTCTGTCATGGCCGGGGTGCAAACCCTGGGCTCTGGTTTCAAAGCACAACTCCTTCCAATTtgagctaacggagctaacaGAGGTGACGGGTGCCCAGGGCCGTCTGTGCTGCTccgtccctggccataaataatacattataaaaccgaagcCGGACTTTGGACACGCCTGGTTTAGTGGTTAGCCTTTGCAGcacgacccggtcagaacaagggcctttctgcatggagtttgcgcGATCTCCCCATGTTGTACGtgtgggttctccagtttcctatAGGTTAATTTGACAATAGGacaattgaccataggtgtgactgtgagaatgaatggctgtttgtctctgtgtggccctggtatggactggtgacctgtccagggtgcagcCCGCTTATCACCCTATctcagctaagattggcactacatgaatgaatgagattGTGTATATGTGCAAGGAATCAACAAACACAGctgtataatactgtatattcccATTATGTTAATGAGGGAGAGCGTTTTATCTCTCAAACATTGTAATGACCTTATACCCCGAGTATGAATATTCAGTACTTTAGTTTTCATGTGGAAAAATATGAAGGTTTTTCAAGTCCAGTGGTCCCAAACCATGTTAAAAACATAAGTACTGCCTTCTCTTATTTGTGGGACACACAAATGGGTCTGGAGTTTCATTCAGGGTCCTCCAATCCACGTTTTTCAtgaagatttatgtgtatattttcaaaaTTACACATGTGAAATGACGTttcagatatggctgtaaaacAAATTAGCTCTTGTCGTGATTTATGGTCATTTGTGTCATGATACTTGGCTCCAAATGTACGAAGTTTGggaaaacatttcttttgtattgtttgatttatttattttttcagttcaCTTTTGTGATCCCTAACCCAGAGAGCAAGGTTTAGACCAGATCACTGATATCATACCAATTCTAATCTGCACAGAACCATAACAGAATAAACAGcctctgcttttctctcatTATTCCGATCACATTTTCTCAGCATATGTTTGCCTTCTCTTACAGATCCAGCTCATAAACAGCTCTTTGCCGTTTTGCAGCTTTTAATTCCTTGCCCTGTCCTTGGCAGTATGCAAATGTGCATCTCCGTCTCGTCTGCTGCCTGTGGTGCAGCAGGAACTGCGGTGCTTTATGTTTTCTTGGCCATGTAACTCTCTGAAATGTAACCCTGGCTTatatgtgtgtgggtgaagAGTAACAGCGCTGCTGAGTGACTGGTGTTGGCTGGAATTTGCAGTGCTCCATCAGGACAAGTCTGACAGACTTACACCTCCACAGAGCACTTGTTCTTTGTCTGTGGGACATAATGTTAAAGGATGCTTTGCCAAAGCAGCTACTCCTGTCTCTCCAggagaaaaaaggggggaagGAACAAGATCATGGaattagaaaaacaacagcaacatcctcAGTGATGAATTCTGTGATTGTCAGAGTAAAATTGATATCCCTCTCAGTGGCATCTCAAAAGCATTATTAATGATATTCATGGCGGTTTACAGCAGTCATTTACAGTGAGGAATGAGGGCTGGCCTGCTTTCATGAACCAGTGTGTGGCCTATAATTATCTCTCCTTAATTTCCCCACAGCCACAATCAGACGCCTCCTTAATGATTCATATTATACGCAACAAAGCATTAGTGCAGCTCGGCCGACTGTGGCCGTTTTACTGAACACCGTGTCAACAGTGTGTGCCCCGGTCGTCTTCATTGGACTCTCAGTCAAATACACTGTTGATGCATGCGGAGAGAAGCTTTGCATGATTAATCTGGGTCtctgtttttataataaatgagAGGATTCACCCGCAGCAGCATCACTGCAACATATTGGATTTAAAGTTTATGTCAAGTAGTTTTTATTACTGTGCAAAGACCTGCTTTGGATGAATCATACTCATAGTTTTCAATTATCCAGTTTGAATATCTCGTCTTCGAGCCAAgggactgcaaaaaaaaatgatttggtgATCCCTTAACTTTACATTTGGCCACCACCACCATGAGGTCAAAATTTGACTGACTTGACTGACACTCTTTCCATCCTGAGCTGCTCTTTTTATTAACATGTTTGGGGCAggccatggccaagtggaagggaattgggcccGTAACCGGAGGGCTGCAGATTcaaaactgcagtgtgtaacacagaagatgatttttttgtttttattctgcttctgttttagTCTTCACAAACAGAAACTATGTTACGTTATTGGCATGCTGCAGACGTCTTTTGAAACTTTGAAACTTTTGAAAATTCTGTCGAGTAATTGGAGGGAGCATTTTTATGTATgtatcagcagcagagagtttGGGTGCAGCTGGGTACCTCGCATGTTATAGAGGTCATAGTCATCTCTGTAGTTAGCTGCAGGTGACTGTTGAAGAGATTGGTGGAAATGGTGTCACAGAAGATGGCATCATCTTTTGAAGGTATCATTTCAAAAGTCTCCGACTCTggtgggactcgaacccacaacctttgaattaCTTCATTTCCAGAAGGCACTAGAAGTCCAATGCGCTGTCCATTGCGCCACAGAGCCCATGTATTTGTACACAGGGGCTGTTGTCTCCATCTaacttgatataaaatgaatcgcttcctgtgtgcagctgccAAAATGCTGGTTAACACAGAGTGAGTTGTGGGGAGCTGGCAGGCTTCATCTGCATTGTGCCTGAATGTAAtagacatgtgtttatatttcaaagttATGCACCTAATTTTAATACAAGGATGTCAGCGGCTTATCTGTGGGAAAGTTCTTGAAAGAAACCCAGGAACAGGTTGAAATATTCTCACTTACAtggaggagttttttttttgtgcctccTCTGCTTGCTCTCAAGGTAAGaggagaaaggaaagaaaagaaaagcgtGACAGCAGAGAAGAGAAATGATACAAAAGGAATCAAcagcagagggacagagagcagACGCTGCAGGGAGAGATGAGGACAATGAGATAGACTTAAGGAAAAAGCAGAGAGAACAGATAGAGATGACAGAGGTGAGTTGCTGCTGTTGAGGAGGGGTGGAGGCTTTGTAAATCTGAGGGGCTGGAGGCGCATTTGAATTCAGgctgtgtgtctcctgcgcTAGCCGAATGTTACCTGCTCTAGCATGgcaacagagagagggagagagggagagagagagggagagagggagagggcagCGAGCTTCAGCTGcagcctgcacacacacttccacacaCGAGCATGTACAGTCACAACAGGGGTGCAAAGAGTGACTCAGGTAAGCAGGAACGCcccgacagagagagagagagagagggaagcagTGTGTTAAAGAGAGatactggaggaggaggaggagccacagAGCTGagatttctttttccttttttttttgagcagaaggaaaagaagaattAGACAGAGCCCCAAAAAAATCTATGGATCTGAACTCCCGGGGTGAGCTTATCagggagggacagacagagatacAGGCAAGATGACCGTGAAGTGATGCAGGAGCTGTGAttggacgagagagagagatctgagGATGAAAATGACAGTTGGTTTCTGTAGTGAGACTATACGGGGGTCTTAAGCTGACGCGGGACTGAAGGGGAGGATTATTCAACAGGGTGAGCTGGGACAAAGGTGTGGCAGTGTGAGGGTAAATGAACACATGG encodes:
- the tmem236 gene encoding transmembrane protein 236, translating into MPSAKTLKLILYEVLQFAALSVPIFVVMERFAGLVRDVRGQDQTAYWLVVAASIAYVTSVTLLVWVPIKYIILKQRRFLREVTQWRPAALAYLVLCTLPCFAILIASSKVQVDRGHRLDHFAELPVSLVLFSLICVDVIERIRPCRLTGQSDSLDPDLDYPGPILTHLEQVSTVSSQLQPDEGHNGLTQSHAEAKNGIASGRWQHFSGSPGRSTLSSRAPSTAYLYSSSSHPISYSGNLGFLWRKDGRSEMFVDSFLFWLDTVEMLRVAEEPSIFYSHWVFPIYIVSFLSTFRMIITPHNSLLSTAGILLQDFPFFVIRVALIVIFGSVTPLLYPMKNALVTLTFIYFTFLVRLRIFKRRSMF